The genomic region GGCAATGCCCGTGGCACAAAGTCGATTTTTTTTACCACCGGGCTGGCAGAGGCAACCGAAACCCTGGCGGTCTTCGTCCTGGCCTGTCTATTCCCGGCCTGGTTTTCAACCCTTGCCTGGGTGTTCGCTGCAGTCTGTTTTTATACCGCGCTGGTTCGCATTCTGCAGGCGCGCGAAACGTTTTATGGTCGCTGATTAGCCGGTTGCGGCAAGGGCCTGATCAAGATCGGCAATCAGATCATCTTCATGTTCAAGCCCCACCGAGAGCCGCAGCAGACCCGGCGAGATACCCAATTCTATTTGATCTTCCGCGCTCAGGTTCTTGTGCGTGGTGGTGGCCGGGTGAGTCACCAGGCTTTTTGCATCCCCCAGATTGTTGGAAATCCGGACGATTCTGAGCGCATTCTCGAATGCAAAGGCTGCGGCCTTGCCGCCTTCCACCTCGAAGGCCAGCAGGGTGGAGCCACCGCTCATCTGCCTGTTTGCGAGATCAGCCTGGGGATGGGAGGCATCTCCAGGGTAGATTGCCCGTGTAACTTTGGGATGCGAAGCAAGATAGCGGCACAGCTTTTGCGCCGTTGCCGTTTGCTGACGCACCCGCACAGGCAGCGTTTCAAGCCCCTTGAGCAGAACCCAGGCATTAAATGGGCTCAGAGAGGGGCCGGTATGGCGGAAATAGTCGTGCAGGCTTTCCTCAATCCACGCCTTGTCCGACAGCACGATGCCGCCAAGGCACCGGCCCTGACCGTCGATGTGTTTGGTTGCCGAATAAACGACGATGTCTGCGCCAAGCGCCAGCGGCTTTTGCTGTAGCGGCGTTGCAAAGACATTGTCGACCACCAGCTTTGCGCCACTCTCATGGGCCAGGTCGGCAATGGCCGCAATATCACACAATTCAAGGGTTGGGTTGGTTGGGCTTTCCAGAAAGAATACCCTGGTTTCGGGCCGCACAGCCCGCTTCCAGGCATCAAGATCCTTGCCATCGACCAGGGTACACTCGATGCCATAGGCTGGCATCAGCGTTTCGATCACCCACCGGCAGGAGCCGAACAGAGCCTTTGCAGCCACGATGTGGTCGCCGGTTTTGACCTGGCAGCCGATGGCGCTTGCAACCGCTGCCATGCCGGAGGCTGTGGCCCGCGCGTCTTCGGCACCTTCAAGCACACACATGCGCTGTTCGAACATGTGTACCGTTGGGTTGGCGTATCGCGAATAGATGAAGCCCTCTTCATCCCCCTTGAACCGTGCCTCGGCGGATTCTGCGCTGTCATAAACAAAGCCCTGGGTCAGATAGAGTGCTTCCGATGTCTCACCGAAGGGCGAGCGCAATGTACCGCCATGGACCAGTGCCGTGGCAGGATTCCAGTTTGCCGGGTTGGAAAGATCAGTCATCGTGTTACGCGTCCTGGTGCTGCGCAACCGGAAACAAAAAATCCGGCTGCAAGCGCTAACCGGATCCGAGAATGCCCTTTTCGGGTGCATCGGCCCTTTTAGCGAGTTGTTTTACGTGGCTGCAAGCCGGCCGGCCCAAATCACCACGGTTCAATAATCAGTGGTTTAATGGCGAAACCCCTTTGCGTCAATGGCGCGATTGATTAGAGCAGGAAGCATGCCCGTACATGCGGGCCAAGCAAACAAACGGAAGTCATGGGCGGGAACAGCGAACAAGAAGCACCGGCAGGCATTTTGCCGGACCGGATGATTGCAGAACTGTTTGAAAGCGGTGCACTGACCGCCACCCGTCCGCTCGATAGCGATCAGATACAGCCCGCCAGCCTGGATTTGCGGCTGGGGGAGAAGGCGTACCGTGTTCGCGCCTCCTTCCTTCCCGGCAAGACGACGGTTGCCGAAAAGCTTGAAAACCTGAAACTGCATGAATTCAGTCTCGAACAGGGCGCGGTGTTGGAGACAGGCTGTGTCTATATCGTTCCGCTGCTGGAAGGTTTACAGCTTCCTGCAAAGGTCTCAGCCTCGGCAAACCCCAAAAGTTCCACCGGCCGTCTGGACATTTTCACCCGCGTAATCAGCGACCATTGCCAGGGCTTCGACCAGATTTCGGCGGGTTACAACGGACCGCTATACCTGGAAATCAGTCCGAGCACCTTTCCCGTCGTGGTGCGCACCGGCTCACGCCTTTCCCAGGTTCGTTTCCGCACCGGCGTTTCGCTGCTTACCGACAGCGAATTGTCGAAACTGCATGAAGAGGAAGTGCTCGTCGCCACTTCAGAACCCAACATCCACAATCAGGGAATTGGGCTGTCCATCGATCTGACCGGCGACGAAAATGGACTGGTGGGCTATCGCGGCAAGCGGCATACGGGTGTCGTGGACGTCGACCGCAAGGCCGTGCTCGAGATTCACGATTTCTGGGAGCCAATCTACAATCGCGGAAACCGGGATATCGTGCTGGATCCGAACGAGTTTTATATCCTCGTATCCCGGGAAGCCGTCCACGTGCCGCCGCTATATGCTGCAGAAATGGTTCCCTTCGATCCGCTGGTGGGCGAATTCCGCGTCCATTATGCGGGTTTTTTCGATCCCGGATTCGGCCACGCGGCCGCAGGTGGCCTTGGGGCTCGCGGTGTGTTGGAAGTCAGAAGCCACGAAGTGCCGTTTATTCTGGAGCACGGTCAGATCATTGGCCGGCTGGTCTATGAGCGCATGCTGGAGCACCCCGGCGCCCTGTACGGGCAGGATCTGGGCTCCAATTATCAGGCTCAGGGGTTGAAGCTCTCAAAGCATTTCCGGTCCGGCTGAACTTACTCTTCAATGCCGGATGACAAATTCCCGCTCCGCCAGCGGGGCGGGGTGCGCACGCTTCCGCCGTGTTCGGTTTTTTCCCAGATATGCGGTTTCACGATCAACTGCAGCAGCGCCCGCCAGCCGGCAGCGGAAATCAGCAGCCAGTAAAACGGAAATGTCAAAATCCAGAAAACTGAACGCCCGCTCCGTTCCCGGGGCCGAACCACGGCAAGTTCGATGGCCATCACCAGAAGACAGTACGTGGTATACCCGGCTACAAGATTGAAATTGCTGATGCCGGCCATTGCGATATCGGTTGCCGACAGCGCTACGCCGGAAAAGAGCCGTGACATCTGATAGACATAAGCAACCAGAAACACCGGGTGCACCAGAACGGAAACCACCAGCGATATCAGGATAACGTGAAACAGGGCATAGTTTCTCAGCCCCATTTCCCGCGCCGTGCTCACCGGTGAGCGCAGATGCACAAGCAGGGTCTGCATCCACCCCTTGATCCATCTTGTGCGTTGATGCAGCCAGGGTAGCAACCGGGCGGGGGCCTCTTCCATCGTTGGCAGCGTGATCGTGCCGCACAGCATTCGGTGGCGTGCCAGGCGCATGCCGAGATCGGCATCTTCGGTAACGTTGAAACTGTCCCAGCCGCCCGCCTCAAGCAGCCTGTCGAACAGGAAGTGGTTCGACGTACCGCCAAGCGGAATGGGTGCCCGCCAGCGCGCCAGTGTCGGCAGAATTCCGCGAAACAGGGTGTCGTATTCCATGGCGTAGATGCAGGCGAGCCAGGATGCATGGGCGTTGTCGACAACCAGCGGTGCCTGAAGGCAGACGACATCTTCGCTTGAGCGCATGAACTTCGTGGCGGCTTCCAGGAGCTGTGCCGGATGGGGCCGGTCTTCGGCATCGTAGACGACAAGGTAATCGCCCTGCACATGCCGCAGTGCATAGTTCAGCGCCCGCGGTTTTGTTCTCGGACCGCCCGGCGGCACGATCATCAGGTGAAAGCCGGGCTTCGGCAATTCGGCGGTGACCGCAACGATGGTCTCCACGTCATCGTGCTCAAGAAGCAGGTACACATGCTTTCCGCCTGGGCGCCAGAAAAGCTGATCGAGCGAAGCGATCAGGTCTTTCACCTGGCCAGCTTCCCTGTTAAGCGGCACGAGAATGGTGTAGTCGCCAGGGGGCATGGCGTAGCTGTTCACGCCATTGTCCCCGTGCCAGTCATCGGTATCGATCCGGTCGATTCCGGCAAGAATGGCAGCCCGAAAAAACGCAACCGCCAGATAGAAGAAACTGAAAAGCGCAGAGGCCGCCAGGATTGCAGCACTTTTGTGAAACAAGGCAAAGACAGCAAAAAATGCCAGCAGACAACACAGGACGGCCAGTTGGGTTCGTGTCAAAACCGGCCGCGCAATCCGGGTATTATCCAGCAGGACGAAGCCGTGCTCGACGCGGGATTTCGACTTGTTGTCACCACCGCCATGCATGGCGCCGGCAAGCAGGTAGGCCGGTTGGCCCGAAAGTTCGCCGAATCCGCCGATCTTTCTATTCCCAGAATTTTGCCGATAGGTGCGGTGTTCCCCTGAATCGCCCAACCTGCTACAACTCCAAAACAAATGTCAGTAGCGATGGTGGGTACTACCGTCACGATGGTAAACAGGTTTCTCACCTTGGGTAAAGTCCGGCGTTGCATGTTGAAACATTTGTGGATTTCCGCACTTGCGGCGGTGATGTCGCTGTCCGTTCCTTCTCACTCGCCGGCGCAATCGCTGATTATTCCCAACTTCTGGGATTCCAACGAGCGCTTCGTAAAACCCTCCCTGACGCTGCGCCCCCGCTTGCGTTTTTTGACCACTACAGACTTTCCGCCTTTCAACTTCGTTGACCGGAAAAAGCGGCTTTCCGGCTTCCATGTCGATCTGGCCCGGGAGATATGCCGTGAACTCGATGTACTGGCCAAATGCCAGATACAGGCCTTGCCCTGGAACGAACTGGACAAGGCAATCGAGGAAGGGGAAGGTGAAGCCGTCATTGCCGGTCTTGCGGTTACCGCGGCCTCCCGCGAAAAGTACGAATTTTCGAGACCCTATCTTCAAATCCCCGGCCGGTTTGTTACCCGGCGCGGCAGCGAAATTGTCGAACCGGTTTATGAGTCCCTATTCCGCAAGACGGTAGGTGTCGTGGCAAGTTCCGGCCACAAGGCATATTTTGAAAGAAATTTTGCCTCACGAACCACCCGCATATTTCAGACCCGGCAGATGGCATTCAACGCCCTCAAGAACGGGGAGGTTGATGCAGTCTTTACTGATGCGGTATCGGCTTCATTCTGGCTGGCGTCTTCCGGTGCAGAAGACTGCTGTGAGTTTACCGGCGGCCCGTATATCTCCGAAGAGTATTTCGGCCGCGGTCTGGCAATCGCGGCAAAGAAAGGGGACACGGAACTCGCCGAAGCCTTCAATTTTGCGCTCAAGGCAATCAACGACAAGGGCAAGTTCAAGGAACTGTACCTGCGGTATTTTCCCCTCGGCCTCTACTGAGCAGACAAGCCCGAACCCTATCGCTGGCTGCGAAACGGCACACCAAGCGTCCAAACCAGTCCGGCCGGGCGCTCATCCTGCCATTCTTCTATACCGATCGTCATGCCTTCATGACCATGTTCCGGCTGGTCGATATAGGTTTTGAACATGCGGTCCCAGACCGACAGGTTGAAGCCGTAATTGGAGTCGGTCTCCCGGCGCAGTGTTGAGTGATGCACCCGGTGCATGTCCGGTGTCACGATGACAAGGCGCAGCCAGCGGTCGAGCCAAAGCGGTAGCTTGAAATTTGAATGGTTGAACATCGCGCCGCCGTTCAGCACGATTTCAAAGACCAGCACGGAAGTTGCTGGCGCCCCCAGAGCCACCACAACGGCATATTTCCAGATCATGGAGAGGATGATTTCGATCGGGTGAAAACGGATCGCGGTGGAAACGTCAATATCCACGTCCGAATGGTGCATCCGGTGTATGCGCCAGAATACTGGAATCTTGTGCGAAGCAAGGTGCGACAGCCAGACAGCGAAATCGAGCACGGCAAAGGAAACCAGAAAAGCCAGCCAGTAAGGCACGTCGACCATATTGAACAGGCCGACATTGTGCTCGGTGGCCCATAGCGCACCGCCGACCGCAGCGGTTTTGAACAACAGCCTCACCAGCAGCGAGTCGATGAGCACGATGGTCCAGTTTGTAAACCAGCGCCGAGCTTTAAGCGGCTTGAGTTCGCGTCGTGGAACGAAATATTCGCAGGCGGCCAGGACGGCAAAAAGTCCCGCAAAAATCGCCAGTCTGACGGCGGCCTCCGACATGATCTTCCTTTCTGCGCTGCCTGTCCGGCGCAGATGCATTCTGCGCCCGTTGGCAGGTATATTTGATGTACCCCGCTGGAAGGCAAGTCAAACCTGGGTGAAAGATTGCTGGCTGCCTGGTACAAACGGTCACGGTCGGCAGATGGCCCGCGGCCAAGGCTTGGAATTGCCCGCTGCTTGCAGTAAACCGCATTCGGTCGGGCGCGCATATGACAAACGCGTGGCCTGACGGACATTCTTCGATCTCAAACAGCCAGGATTTCTGCCATGACCGGTGCAACCCTGCCCGCCCTGGACATAACCGATGAACTGGTGGACGCAGCCAGCAAGTCCAAGGCCTGGCCGTTTGAAGAGGCTCGCAAACTCATAAAGCGTTATGAAAAATCCGGCTTTCCGCAAACCGTGCTTTTCGAGACCGGATACGGCCCTTCTGGTCTTCCTCATATTGGCACCTTCGGTGAAGTCGCACGCACCACCATGGTTCGAACCGCCTTCCGCCTGCTGACAGCCGACAAGGTCGTCACCCGGCTGCTTTGTTTTTCCGATGACATGGACGGGATGCGCAAAATCCCCGACAGCGTGCCGGACAGGGCCGCACTCGAACCCTACCTGCACCAGCCGCTAACCGCAGTGCCCAATCCGTTTGGCGGCGATCACGAAAGCTTCGGCCACCATAACAACGCCATGCTGCGGCGGTTCCTGGATACCTTCGGTTTCGATTACGAATTTGCCAGCGCCACGGACTATTACAAGTCCGGCAAATTCGACGATGTCCTGATGCTGGCTGCTGAACGCTATGACGACATCATGAAGGTGATGCTGCCGACGCTTGGCGAGGAACGCCGGGAGACCTATTCGCCGTTTCTGCCGATCTCACCGAAGTCGGGCCGGGTCCTCTACGTCCCCATGCTGAACGTCGATGCGCGCGAGGGTACCATCACCTTTGAGGATGAGGATGGTACCGAAACCACCATTCCGGTCACCGGCGGCCACTGCAAGCTTCAATGGAAGCCCGACTTCGGCGCGCGCTGGGCCGCCCTCGGGGTAGATTTCGAGATGTTCGGCAAGGATCACGGGCCCAACATGGCAGTTTATGACCGCATCTGTTCGGTTCTGGGCGGCAGACCGCCGGAACATTTCGTCTATGAATTGTTCCTTGATGATCAGGGTCAGAAAATTTCCAAGTCCAAGGGCAACGGGCTTACCATCGACGAGTGGCTGGCTTATGCGCCAACCGAGAGCCTTGCCTATTACATGTTCTTGAAACCACGCACGGCAAAGCGGCTTCACTTTGACGTTATTCCCCGGGCCGTTGATGAGTATTTTCAGCAACTGGATGCACTTGGCCGGAGCGATCCTGGCCAGCGGTTGCAAAACCCGGTCTGGCACATCCATTCCGGCAATCCGCCGGCCTCGGGAATACCGCTCAGTTTCTCCATGCTGCTCAATCTCGTCAGTGCCTCCAATGCCCACGACAAGGAAACCCTTTGGGGGTTCATTTCCAACTATGATGGGGAACTATCGCCCGATAACCATCCCAAACTGGATGAGCTTGTTGGCTATGCCATCCGCTATTTCGAGGATTTCGTGAAGCCTGCAAAATCCTTCCGTGCACCCAGCACGCAGGAACGCGCTGCCCTTGAGGATCTGGACCGG from Salaquimonas pukyongi harbors:
- a CDS encoding O-succinylhomoserine sulfhydrylase; translation: MTDLSNPANWNPATALVHGGTLRSPFGETSEALYLTQGFVYDSAESAEARFKGDEEGFIYSRYANPTVHMFEQRMCVLEGAEDARATASGMAAVASAIGCQVKTGDHIVAAKALFGSCRWVIETLMPAYGIECTLVDGKDLDAWKRAVRPETRVFFLESPTNPTLELCDIAAIADLAHESGAKLVVDNVFATPLQQKPLALGADIVVYSATKHIDGQGRCLGGIVLSDKAWIEESLHDYFRHTGPSLSPFNAWVLLKGLETLPVRVRQQTATAQKLCRYLASHPKVTRAIYPGDASHPQADLANRQMSGGSTLLAFEVEGGKAAAFAFENALRIVRISNNLGDAKSLVTHPATTTHKNLSAEDQIELGISPGLLRLSVGLEHEDDLIADLDQALAATG
- a CDS encoding transporter substrate-binding domain-containing protein, with protein sequence MLKHLWISALAAVMSLSVPSHSPAQSLIIPNFWDSNERFVKPSLTLRPRLRFLTTTDFPPFNFVDRKKRLSGFHVDLAREICRELDVLAKCQIQALPWNELDKAIEEGEGEAVIAGLAVTAASREKYEFSRPYLQIPGRFVTRRGSEIVEPVYESLFRKTVGVVASSGHKAYFERNFASRTTRIFQTRQMAFNALKNGEVDAVFTDAVSASFWLASSGAEDCCEFTGGPYISEEYFGRGLAIAAKKGDTELAEAFNFALKAINDKGKFKELYLRYFPLGLY
- a CDS encoding lysine--tRNA ligase is translated as MTGATLPALDITDELVDAASKSKAWPFEEARKLIKRYEKSGFPQTVLFETGYGPSGLPHIGTFGEVARTTMVRTAFRLLTADKVVTRLLCFSDDMDGMRKIPDSVPDRAALEPYLHQPLTAVPNPFGGDHESFGHHNNAMLRRFLDTFGFDYEFASATDYYKSGKFDDVLMLAAERYDDIMKVMLPTLGEERRETYSPFLPISPKSGRVLYVPMLNVDAREGTITFEDEDGTETTIPVTGGHCKLQWKPDFGARWAALGVDFEMFGKDHGPNMAVYDRICSVLGGRPPEHFVYELFLDDQGQKISKSKGNGLTIDEWLAYAPTESLAYYMFLKPRTAKRLHFDVIPRAVDEYFQQLDALGRSDPGQRLQNPVWHIHSGNPPASGIPLSFSMLLNLVSASNAHDKETLWGFISNYDGELSPDNHPKLDELVGYAIRYFEDFVKPAKSFRAPSTQERAALEDLDRRLAALDEAADAETIQTEIFSVGKEHGYENLREWFKTLYQVLLGQDQGPRFGSFVALYGIDASRRLIASALDGKLQAG
- a CDS encoding sterol desaturase family protein, with translation MSEAAVRLAIFAGLFAVLAACEYFVPRRELKPLKARRWFTNWTIVLIDSLLVRLLFKTAAVGGALWATEHNVGLFNMVDVPYWLAFLVSFAVLDFAVWLSHLASHKIPVFWRIHRMHHSDVDIDVSTAIRFHPIEIILSMIWKYAVVVALGAPATSVLVFEIVLNGGAMFNHSNFKLPLWLDRWLRLVIVTPDMHRVHHSTLRRETDSNYGFNLSVWDRMFKTYIDQPEHGHEGMTIGIEEWQDERPAGLVWTLGVPFRSQR
- a CDS encoding 2'-deoxycytidine 5'-triphosphate deaminase is translated as MGGNSEQEAPAGILPDRMIAELFESGALTATRPLDSDQIQPASLDLRLGEKAYRVRASFLPGKTTVAEKLENLKLHEFSLEQGAVLETGCVYIVPLLEGLQLPAKVSASANPKSSTGRLDIFTRVISDHCQGFDQISAGYNGPLYLEISPSTFPVVVRTGSRLSQVRFRTGVSLLTDSELSKLHEEEVLVATSEPNIHNQGIGLSIDLTGDENGLVGYRGKRHTGVVDVDRKAVLEIHDFWEPIYNRGNRDIVLDPNEFYILVSREAVHVPPLYAAEMVPFDPLVGEFRVHYAGFFDPGFGHAAAGGLGARGVLEVRSHEVPFILEHGQIIGRLVYERMLEHPGALYGQDLGSNYQAQGLKLSKHFRSG
- a CDS encoding glycosyltransferase, yielding MPPGDYTILVPLNREAGQVKDLIASLDQLFWRPGGKHVYLLLEHDDVETIVAVTAELPKPGFHLMIVPPGGPRTKPRALNYALRHVQGDYLVVYDAEDRPHPAQLLEAATKFMRSSEDVVCLQAPLVVDNAHASWLACIYAMEYDTLFRGILPTLARWRAPIPLGGTSNHFLFDRLLEAGGWDSFNVTEDADLGMRLARHRMLCGTITLPTMEEAPARLLPWLHQRTRWIKGWMQTLLVHLRSPVSTAREMGLRNYALFHVILISLVVSVLVHPVFLVAYVYQMSRLFSGVALSATDIAMAGISNFNLVAGYTTYCLLVMAIELAVVRPRERSGRSVFWILTFPFYWLLISAAGWRALLQLIVKPHIWEKTEHGGSVRTPPRWRSGNLSSGIEE